One window of the Diospyros lotus cultivar Yz01 chromosome 12, ASM1463336v1, whole genome shotgun sequence genome contains the following:
- the LOC127787435 gene encoding CRIB domain-containing protein RIC1-like has protein sequence MSTKVKGLFKGLRYISQIFDEQKEPEMQIGHPTDVKHVSHVGCDRPSVDSPSWMTGFKPPHEQGAQPASSSSANGNRCENPETKGVSQDSNSTRKCPRSHSRPAKEYSEVPESSARHHSHADDSSTAECSTREPSDKPKQHRKNPNRKPKNPTLKSADCSSQDPSNVPKKSQRKKPKELSGEGPKRPSKPGANASTCT, from the exons ATGAGCACCAAGGTTAAGGGCCTCTTCAAAGGCCTACGCTACATTTCCCAAATCTTCG ATGAGCAGAAAGAACCAGAGATGCAGATTGGCCATCCTACCGACGTGAAGCATGTCTCCCACGTAGGATGTGACCGCCCCTCCGTTGATTCACCCAGCTGG ATGACCGGGTTCAAACCCCCACATGAACAAGGAGCTCAACCCGCATCGTCGTCGTCCGCCAATGGGAATCGCTGTGAGAATCCAGAAACCAAAGGCGTCTCCCAAG ATTCAAATTCAACTCGAAAGTGTCCAAGATCACATAGTCGTCCGGCAAAGGAGTATTCGGAGGTGCCTGAATCATCAGCTAGACACCATTCCCACGCCGATGATTCTTCTACAGCAGAATGTTCAACCCGAGAGCCATCCGACAAACCAAAGCAACACAGAAAAAACCCTAATCGGAAACCCAAGAATCCGACCCTCAAGTCGGCAGACTGCTCGTCTCAAGACCCCTCAAACGTCCCTAAGAAATCTCAACGGAAGAAGCCCAAAGAGTTGTCCGGCGAGGGTCCGAAAAGACCATCCAAGCCAGGAGCCAACGCTTCGACCTGCACATAA
- the LOC127787434 gene encoding glycolipid transfer protein 1: MEATAFTPALEGMKHVKSENGEMLAKPFLDVCKQILPIIDKFGAAMALVKSDVGGNITRLENKYLSNPSEFNHLYSMVQVEVEAKTAKGSSSCTNGLLWLTRAMDFLVELFRNLLEHPDWTMSQCCSDSYGKTLKKWHGWLASSSFTVAMKLAPDRKKFMDVIGGAGDVNVDIEKFCTTFFPLLQENHKFLASVGMDDLKAS, translated from the exons ATGGAAGCAACAGCGTTCACTCCTGCCTTAGAAGGAATGAAACATGTCAAGtctgaaaatggagaaatgcttGCTAAGCCTTTCTTGGATGTCTGCAAACAAATATTACCTATCATAG ACAAGTTTGGAGCTGCCATGGCACTTGTAAAATCTGATGTTGGTGGTAACATCACG cGATTGGAAAACAAGTATCTGTCCAACCCATCAGAATTTAATCACCTTTACAGCATGGTTCAAGTAGAGGTTGAAGCCAAGACAGCAAAAGGCTCATCGAGCTGCACCAATGGTCTTCTTTGGTTAACAAG GGCCATGGATTTCCTGGTAGAATTGTTTCGCAACTTACTGGAGCATCCAGACTGGACCATGTCACAATGTTGCTCTGATTCCTATGGCAAGACACTGAAGAAATGGCATGGCTGGCTAGCCAGTTCTAGTTTTACG GTTGCCATGAAGCTTGCTCCTGATAGGAAGAAATTCATGGATGTCATAGGGGGTGCTGGTGATGTTAATgttgatattgaaaaattttgCACAACTTTCTTCCCGCTTCTTCAAGAGAACCACAAGTTCTTA GCAAGTGTTGGAATGGACGACCTGAAGGCTTCATGA
- the LOC127787713 gene encoding 60S ribosomal protein L14-2-like yields MPFKRYVEIGRVALVNYGKEYGKLVVIVDVIDQNRALVDAPDMVRTQMNFKRLSLTDIKIDIKRVPKKKTLVEAMEAADVKNKWDNSSWGRKLIVRKRRASLNDFDRFKIMLAKIKRAGVVRQELAKLKKQSTV; encoded by the exons ATG CCGTTCAAGAGATACGTGGAGATCGGCAGGGTTGCTTTGGTTAACTATGGGAAGGAGTATGGAAAGCTCGTTGTTATCGTCGACGTCATCGACCAAAACAGG GCCCTTGTTGATGCCCCTGATATGGTGCGGacccaaatgaatttcaagagaCTTTCACTCACTGACATCAAGATTGACATCAAAAGAGTTCCAAAGAAGAAGACCCTAGTTGAAGCCATGGAAGCTGCTG ACGTCAAGAACAAATGGGACAACAGCTCTTGGGGCAGGAAGCTTATTGTGCGGAAGAGAAGGGCTTCTCTCAATGATTTTGATAGGTTCAAGATTATGCTGGCAAAAATCAAG AGAGCTGGAGTTGTCAGGCAGGAACTCGCTAAGCTTAAGAAGCAGAGCACCGTGTAG
- the LOC127787712 gene encoding LOW QUALITY PROTEIN: vacuolar protein sorting-associated protein 2 homolog 3 (The sequence of the model RefSeq protein was modified relative to this genomic sequence to represent the inferred CDS: deleted 1 base in 1 codon), producing the protein MNIFSKKPTAKEALRESKREMANATRGVEREITTLQLEEKKLVAEIKRTAKTGNEAATKILARQLIRLRQQIAKLQGSRAQMRGIATHTQAMSAHSSVAVGMTGATKAMATMNKQMAPAKQAKVIQDFQRQSAQMDMTTEMMSDAIDDALDNDEAEEETEELTNQVLDEIGVDVASQLSAAPKGKIARKATEDVGSSGIDELEKRLAALRNP; encoded by the exons ATGAACATCTTTTCCAAGAAACCCACTGCCAAAG AGGCGCTTCGAGAGAGTAAGCGAGAAATGGCCAATGCGACCAGAG GTGTCGAAAGAGAAATCACCACCCTGCAACTGGAA GAAAAAAAGCTCGTTGCTGAGATAAAGAGAACTGCTAAAACAGGGAACGAG GCAGCTACTAAAATTTTAGCCCGTCAACTTATCAGACTTAGGCAACAAATAGCAAAATTACAA GGTAGTCGAGCTCAAATGAGAGGCATAGCAACTCACACACAGGCAATGTCTGCCCACTCATCAGTTGCTGTTGGCATGACAGGGGCCACTAAGGCAATGGCAACAATGAATAAG CAAATGGCCCCAGCAAAGCAAGCAAAGGTGATACAAGATTTCCAGAGGCAATCAGCACAGATGGATATGACC ACTGAGATGATGTCTGATGCCATAGATGATGCTTTGGATAATGACGAGGCTGAAGAGGAAACTGAAGAGTTGACAAATCAG GTTCTAGACGAAATTGGAGTTGATGTGGCCTCACAG TTATCAGCAGCACCTAAAGGAAAAATTGCCAGGAAGGCCACTGAGGATGTTGGAAG TTCTGGCATCGATGAGTTGGAGAAGAGGCTGGCAGCCCTTAGAAATCCTTGA